Proteins co-encoded in one Phoenix dactylifera cultivar Barhee BC4 unplaced genomic scaffold, palm_55x_up_171113_PBpolish2nd_filt_p 002490F, whole genome shotgun sequence genomic window:
- the LOC120109608 gene encoding G-type lectin S-receptor-like serine/threonine-protein kinase At2g19130, with amino-acid sequence MDHWSKSCFLTLVFLIHFSFSSHLSKAADTLYPDRSLSGNQTIVSQGGIFELGFFTPGNNSKNFYIGIWYKQIPVRAVVWIANRDHPISDTGASELKISEDGNLVLAQSGIPVWSSNLIMTTSTNSTVAVLLDTGNLVLRYGSNSSAALWQSFDHPTDTWLPRQKLGLNRISGENQLLISWRNLEDPSTGLFSHGIDPNGTDQYFLWRNGTKYWTTGLWNGKIFANIPDMSSGNYLSYVHVSNERENYFTYTFRDTSTISRLVMDVTGQAKILKWIESSQEWLWVCLLPSDPCSVPSLCGAFGSCSLETVPFCSCLEGFEPQSSTDWNLSDWSGGCVRRTPLQCFNSSVNREKDEFLMISDVQPPTNPQYLGAGTAEECESACLRSCFCTAYSYSGTCSIWNGDLYDLKKLSNGSSTGDSGVLYLRLAASDLRSENSQRVHGIIPIIIGAVAGSAVCLVVAVALIWKFQSKHPTGVSEEIKGCSLVLFRYKDLVKATNRFSEKLGAGSFGTVFKGTLPDSTLVAVKRLERTGQGEKQFRAEVSTIGQARHVNLVGLRGFCSEGSERLLVYDYMPNGSLGSQLFQKKSKIVDWTARFQIALGTARGLAYLHGHCRDCIIHCDIKPENILLDSEFSPKVADFGMAKLIGREFSRVLTTMRGTLGYLAPEWISGLAITPKADVYSYGMMLLEVISGRRNAEVSEDGNVTFFPIWAASKINKDEILSLLDHRLEGKANVDELRRACRVAVWCIQDEESHRPTMSLVVQILEGVVEVNTPPIPKQLYNLVENREDMLSSEATFGGQTL; translated from the coding sequence atGGATCACTGGAGCAAGTCATGTTTCCTGACACTGGTTTTCCTTATCCATTTCTCCTTCAGTTCCCATCTCTCCAAAGCAGCTGATACCCTCTATCCAGATCGGTCTCTCTCTGGAAACCAGACCATTGTCTCTCAAGGTGGCATCTTCGAACTGGGTTTCTTCACACCAGGTAACAACTCTAAAAATTTCTACATAGGCATATGGTATAAACAAATCCCAGTTAGAGCAGTAGTTTGGATAGCAAACAGAGACCATCCAATATCTGACACTGGTGCATCAGAACTTAAGATCTCAGAAGATGGCAATCTAGTCCTTGCCCAATCTGGGATCCCAGTCTGGTCATCAAATTTAATCATGACCACCTCAACAAATTCCACGGTCGCGGTGCTTCTTGACACAGGCAACTTGGTTTTAAGATACGGTTCGAACTCCTCTGCTGCATTGTGGCAGAGTTTTGATCACCCAACTGATACATGGCTGCCTAGACAGAAGCTTGGTCTGAATAGAATCTCTGGAGAAAACCAGCTCCTTATTTCATGGAGAAACTTGGAGGATCCTTCAACTGGACTTTTCTCCCATGGCATAGACCCAAACGGAACCGACCAATATTTTCTATGGCGAAATGGTACCAAATATTGGACTACCGGGCTTTGGAATGGCAAGATATTTGCCAACATTCCTGATATGAGTTCGGGCAATTACCTGAGCTATGTCCATGTTTCCAATGAAAGGGAGAACTATTTCACGTACACCTTTAGAGATACCTCTACTATATCGAGACTCGTCATGGATGTAACAGGGCAAGCAAAGATCTTGAAGTGGATTGAGAGTTCTCAGGAATGGTTATGGGTTTGTCTATTACCAAGTGATCCATGCTCGGTTCCATCTCTATGTGGGGCTTTCGGCAGCTGCAGTTTAGAAACAGTGCCTTTCTGCAGTTGTTTAGAAGGTTTCGAACCACAATCCTCGACAGATTGGAATTTGAGTGATTGGAGTGGTGGGTGTGTAAGGAGAACCCCTTTGCAGTGTTTCAATAGCTCCGTGAACAGAGAAAAAGATGAGTTTTTGATGATATCCGATGTGCAACCACCGACCAATCCACAATATTTGGGGGCTGGGACTGCAGAAGAATGTGAATCAGCTTGCTTAAGAAGTTGTTTCTGTACTGCTTACTCATACAGCGGTACGTGTTCGATATGGAATGGGGATCTCTATGATCTTAAGAAACTTTCCAATGGTTCAAGCACTGGAGATTCTGGAGTCCTTTATCTTCGCCTTGCAGCTTCTGATCTTCGGAGTGAAAACAGCCAAAGAGTTCATGGAATCATACCAATCATTATTGGAGCAGTTGCTGGATCTGCCGTTTGTTTAGTTGTTGCTGTTGCACTGATATGGAAATTTCAATCTAAGCATCCAACTGGTGTATCAGAAGAGATCAAGGGTTGTTCATTGGTGCTATTTAGGTACAAGGATTTAGTGAAGGCGACCAACCGCTTCTCCGAAAAGCTAGGAGCTGGCAGCTTCGGAACTGTCTTTAAAGGAACATTGCCCGATTCAACTTTAGTAGCAGTGaagagacttgaaagaactGGACAAGGAGAGAAGCAGTTCCGAGCAGAAGTGAGCACAATTGGGCAGGCAAGGCATGTGAATCTTGTTGGCCTTCGCGGATTCTGTTCGGAAGGTTCTGAAAGATTGCTGGTATATGATTACATGCCAAATGGCTCATTGGGCTCTCAATTGTTTCAGAAAAAATCCAAGATTGTAGACTGGACTGCAAGATTTCAGATTGCTCTTGGGACAGCTAGGGGATTGGCTTATCTTCATGGGCATTGCAGAGACTGCATCATACACTGCGATATCAAGCCTGAAAACATACTTCTAGACTCAGAATTCTCTCCTAAAGTAGCCGACTTTGGCATGGCAAAGCTAATTGGCAGGGAATTCAGCAGAGTTCTGACAACCATGAGAGGAACCCTGGGCTACCTTGCACCTGAATGGATCTCTGGATTGGCCATCACCCCAAAGGCTGATGTTTATAGTTATGGTATGATGCTTCTTGAAGTTATATCAGGCAGGAGAAATGCAGAGGTATCTGAGGATGGAAATGTTACATTTTTCCCCATTTGGGCTGCCAGCAAAATTAATAAAGACGAAATTCTTAGTTTATTAGATCACAGGTTAGAGGGTAAAGCTAATGTGGATGAACTGAGAAGAGCTTGTAGGGTTGCTGTTTGGTGTATCCAAGATGAAGAGAGTCACAGGCCAACAATGAGTTTGGTTGTTCAAATCCTAGAAGGGGTTGTAGAGGTGAACACGCCACCTATTCCAAAGCAACTTTATAACCTTGTGGAGAATCGAGAGGATATGCTTTCTTCTGAAGCAACTTTTGGTGGGCAGACGTTATAA